ACTGTCAAATCGCTCCCGTATTCGGCCAGGTTTGAGACGGCGGGAGGAGCCGAACATTTCAGAGTCATACACGACAGGCAGATAAAAGTCTGCCGACTCTGCATCCAGCCGGGACACATAGTCAGAGACTGTCCGGACTTCACGTGTTTCAAGTGCGGCCAGCAAGGACACTACGCCAGAGAGTGCGCGGAGAAgcaacaggaggagcaggaggaggaggaggagcggcggcaggagaaggagcagccgGGAGACGGGCATCGGAGTAAGGAGGCGACCGGTGGCGGAGAACGAAGCCCGAGTGGAGGTAGAGACGCGGATCCGACAGCAGGAGtggaaggagcaggagaggagaggatgcaggaggaagaggagcaggtcggagaggagcaggacggAGATGGAGAGACAGTAACGGAGACACCAACGGACGGAGAGAAGGAAACGGAGACTGTCAACGGAGGGGAGCGAGTGAGAGACGCAGGCGCCAGAGAGACGAGCGGAGGAACGGACGGGGGGGAAAGTGAGGTAAAGATGGAAGGGAAGGGAGGACTGGGAACGAGTGGGGCTGCTGGGGAGGGACAGAGCGGGATGGAGTGGGAGTTCACTAATGTGACTTCGAGTGAGGGAGAGGTCATGGAGAAGGTGGGTGAGGTGAGGAAAAGGCCCCAAATCAAGAGACAAAGCAAAAGATTGGGACGAATGGAAAAGAAAGCAGCTAAATGACAGTGTGGACACTCTTGATAAAACTGTTGATGGTGCTTAGCTTGTCTTCATTTAACGGCAACGGGCTCAGAGATCGAGAGAGGAGGCAGCAAGCCCTGCTGGTGTGCGACGCTGACGTTATATGCCTACAAGAGACTCACTGGGAcgatatgtgtgtgagagagacgggaagagGATGGATGGGAGAGATGTATGTGAATAATGGGGGAGATAAATCAAGGGGGGTGGCAATCTTAGTGAAGAGGGGAGTGATTGAGAATGTTAGGAAGTGCGTGGATGATGGGGAAGGGAGAATGATAGGGATTTCATTTGAACACAATGGGGGAAAGTATAAGTTAATAAACTTATATGCGCcaaatgaggagagagagagaaagggtttTTTTGAGAGGGCGGGAGAGATGTGTGAAGACAACTGCATGATTGTGGGGGATTTTAATGTGTGGTGTGGAAGGTTAGACGCGTCATCGAGTGTGTGTTATAGGAGCGATGCGTCGAGAGGCGCGCTGAAAAAGAtgatgagagacagagggatgatggatgtgtggagagagaggaaTCCGAAAGGGAGGGCCTTTTCCAGGAGACAAGTGGTGAGAGGGGTCCTGAAGCAAAGCAGGATAGATTTAGTTTTGGGAGCAAAGGGCATAGCAGATAGGATAGGAGAGATAGCGtacaaagtcactgcactaaGCGATCACATGGTGCTGGAGTTCAGCTTAACTCAACCAATTGAAAGGAGGggtggtggtgtgtggtgtCTGAATGGTGAATTGGTGAAAGATGCACAGTATaaaaagaaagtgagagagTGGATCAATACAAGAAAGAATGATAGCATGTATGAGGACGACGTCGGCGG
This Gasterosteus aculeatus chromosome 8, fGasAcu3.hap1.1, whole genome shotgun sequence DNA region includes the following protein-coding sequences:
- the LOC144411338 gene encoding uncharacterized protein LOC144411338, with protein sequence MANEKGPEMRRTKQNTDDGQNEKRSYEKKLTLSVEIEGSDKTTMMELLRKVKEECGEVIGCRYKNPKSYELTMRSEEGKAKLMDGLRIQNNTVTASEINKDEMVVSFINLPIYIGDEIITRKLLDWGVTPVSSIRRRVWPGTEIADGTRYMKVRFTETVKSLPYSARFETAGGAEHFRVIHDRQIKVCRLCIQPGHIVRDCPDFTCFKCGQQGHYARECAEKQQEEQEEEEERRQEKEQPGDGHRSKEATGGGERSPSGGRDADPTAGVEGAGEERMQEEEEQVGEEQDGDGETVTETPTDGEKETETVNGGERVRDAGARETSGGTDGGESEVKMEGKGGLGTSGAAGEGQSGMEWEFTNVTSSEGEVMEKVGEVRKRPQIKRQSKRLGRMEKKAAK